From Alosa sapidissima isolate fAloSap1 chromosome 7, fAloSap1.pri, whole genome shotgun sequence, the proteins below share one genomic window:
- the ccm2l gene encoding cerebral cavernous malformations 2 protein-like gives MDYDKPRKGFMSPIKRLVSSKAARHQADKGNVRRPLHTVPLYPPDYLIHPERLIYDYVEKEVKFLGHLTWVSCSLNPSSRDELLQLLDTARKLKVLPLKTSPEQDCILSLSARCLLLTWRDNEKLLLRIPTHEIAAASYLRDDALHLLVLKTGLNVDTVLAGDSLEKKSGGIEGRRQTMSNADPRPAGGTMERRHTICGVDWKPSSRQSRESQQQQQQQQQQQAGVKGGGVGGPTGGGGGGSLERKRVSGSWERRQTRRAGGGSWEKRPMSGSWGDRRPVGGSWERRVPGVGGSWEKRHGPGGGKPGGGSWERKHTPGGSWERRHACTGSWERGKVYGSWERRNHNPLEPTPCPDAYCNLVILAVENRDAAEEYCALICQMFQIIYGQQTIECVDRAGFHYTMPDRYWLQRSDSCLTDMTYGYDADFSCCSSFDGSDAFDPYYSETYSESSSLSYQGSHRSLASVHSDGEPNNACVQLMQEYMITLRNRLSPQEIQRFAVLLREYRMGAPIDEFCSDLLQLYGDTRKFLLLGMRPFIPDKDVGVFESFLEGIGIREGGILTDSFGRIKRSMSSTSATAVRGYDSWSLPSGSQDFNRRISDITHDIEALGFEEGDGDIEEEDYYL, from the exons ATGGACTATGACAAACCCAGAAAG GGCTTCATGTCCCCCATTAAGAGGCTGGTTTCCTCCAAGGCGGCTCGACACCAGGCGGACAAGGGGAACGTGCGCCGGCCACTCCACACGGTGCCCCTGTACCCGCCGGACTACCTCATCCACCCCGAGAGGCTCATCTATGACTACGTGGAGAAGGAGGTCAAG TTCCTGGGCCACCTGACATGGGTGTCCTGTTCCCTCAACCCCTCCAGCAGAGATGAGCTTCTGCAGCTTCTGGACACAGCCAGG AAGCTGAAGGTGCTGCCGCTGAAGACCAGCCCGGAGCAGGACTGCATCCTGAGCCTGTCGGCACGCTGCCTTCTGCTCACCTGGAGGGACAACGAGAAGCTGCTGCTGCGCATCCCCACGCACGAGATCGCCGCCGCATCCTACCTGAGAGACGACGCCCTGCACCTGCTCGTGCTCAAGACGG GTCTGAATGTGGACACAGTGCTGGCTGGGGACAGCCTGGAGAAGAAGTCCGGGGGCATTGAGGGTCGCCGGCAGACCATGAGCAACGCAGACCCCCGGCCAGCAGGGGGCACTATGGAGCGGCGCCACACCATCTGTGGCGTGGACTGGAAACCCTCCTCACGCCAGAGCAGAgagagccagcagcagcagcagcagcagcagcagcagcaggctggGGTCaagggtggtggggtggggggccccactggaggaggtggtggtgggagcCTCGAGCGCAAACGCGTTTCAGGCAGCTGGGAGCGTCGGCAGACCCGGAGGGCCGGCGGGGGGAGCTGGGAGAAGCGACCCATGAGCGGCAGCTGGGGGGACCGGCGACCAGTAGGGGGCAGCTGGGAGCGGCGCGTGCCCGGGGTGGGGGGTAGCTGGGAGAAGAGACACGGGCCAGGCGGGGGCAAGCCAGGGGGTGGTAGCTGGGAGCGGAAGCACACGCCCGGGGGCAGTTGGGAGCGCAGGCACGCCTGCACAGGCAGCTGGGAGCGGGGCAAGGTCTATGGGAGCtgggagaggaggaaccacAACCCCCTGGAGCCCACGCCCTGCCCAGATGCCTACTGCAACCTGGTCATCCTGGCCGTGGAGAACAGG GATGCTGCCGAGGAGTACTGTGCGCTCATTTGTCAGATGTTCCAGATTATCTACGGGCAGCAGACCATTGAGTGTGTGGACAGGGCGGGCTTCCACTACACCATGCCTGACCGCTATTGGTTACAGAGAA GTGACAGCTGCTTGACAGATATGACATACGGCTATGACGCTGACTTCAGCTGCTGTAGCTCCTT TGATGGCTCAGACGCCTTTGACCCGTACTACAGCGAGACCTACAGCGAGAGCTCGTCACTATCCTACCAGGGCTCGCACCGGAGCCTGGCGTCGGTGCACAGCGACGGCGAGCCCAACAACGCCTGCGTGCAGCTCATGCAGGAGTACATGATCacg CTCCGAAACAGGCTGAGTCCCCAGGAAATCCAGCGCTTCGCCGTGCTGCTCCGCGAGTACCGGATGGGCGCCCCCATCGACGAGTTCTGCTCCGACCTGCTGCAGCTCTACGGGGACACCCGCAAGTTCCTGCTGCTCG GTATGCGGCCATTCATCCCAGACAAGGACGTGGGAGTCTTCGAGAGCTTTCTGGAAGGCATCGGAATCCGGGAGGGCGGGATCCTCACGGACAGCTTTGGGCGCATCAAGCGCAGCATGAGCAGCACCTCGGCGACGGCTGTCCGTGGTTACGACAGCTGGTCCCTCCCATCCGGCTCGCAGGACTTCAACCGGCGGATCAGTGACATCACGCACGACATCGAGGCCCTGGGGTTTGAGGAGGGAGACGGGGACATAGAGGAGGAGGATTATTACCTGTGA